Proteins from a genomic interval of Candidatus Binatia bacterium:
- a CDS encoding GNAT family N-acetyltransferase — protein MAAAGKLVVLQQRHRRALEDFLGEFDAHPDQLHAYFTPRTASIDEAIAFLSAARDEDKLLPGRVPASTWFWEARGRLLGVVNLRHRMTPALEEIGGHIGFAVAPSARRQGVAGALLARTLDEARLIGLEQVALTCDGANQASARTIEAGGGLLVREGWCEASRSHQRWYKITVPAGRA, from the coding sequence ATGGCGGCGGCCGGAAAGCTGGTAGTTCTGCAGCAAAGGCATCGGCGGGCTCTGGAGGATTTCCTTGGCGAATTCGACGCCCACCCCGATCAGCTCCACGCCTACTTCACCCCACGCACCGCATCGATCGACGAGGCGATCGCCTTTCTGTCCGCCGCGCGAGACGAGGACAAACTGCTTCCCGGACGCGTACCGGCCTCGACCTGGTTCTGGGAGGCCCGCGGCAGGTTGCTGGGCGTCGTGAACCTGCGCCACCGCATGACGCCCGCACTGGAAGAGATTGGCGGTCATATCGGCTTTGCCGTTGCGCCATCTGCTCGCCGTCAGGGAGTCGCCGGGGCGCTGCTGGCAAGAACGCTCGACGAGGCACGCCTGATCGGACTGGAGCAAGTCGCTCTGACTTGCGACGGCGCCAATCAGGCCTCGGCTCGAACCATCGAAGCCGGCGGCGGCCTTCTCGTCCGAGAAGGTTGGTGCGAGGCAAGCCGGAGCCATCAACGCTGGTACAAGATTACGGTCCCCGCAGGCCGAGCCTAG
- a CDS encoding acyl-CoA dehydrogenase family protein: MFDPTLTDEQEALIQTARRFAAEKIVPVAAKYDETGEWPADVFREAWEVGLMNVEIPESLGGLGLSTVGGSLVTEELAYGCSGIATSIMANHLASLPLMIAGTDAQKEKYLGSLIADPIFASYACSEPEAGSDVAGMQTRIVQDGDDWILNGQKRWITNASHASWYTGFATTDPSLRHKGITAFVVPKDHPGVSSGKKEDKLGQRASDTADVIFEDVRLSADNLLGEPGQGFAIAMETFDKSRPMIAAICSGIIRRCAEESRAYALERKTFGVPIAQHQAVQFMIAEMVMAEEAVKLLWLKAAWEVDNGIKRTSTSAIAKAYGADLAMKCATDAVQVFGGYGYTKEYPVEKLMRDAKLLQIYEGTSQIQRVVIARNYLMRS, from the coding sequence ATGTTCGATCCGACACTGACAGATGAGCAAGAAGCGTTAATCCAGACAGCCCGCCGTTTTGCGGCCGAGAAAATCGTCCCGGTTGCGGCAAAATACGACGAGACCGGGGAGTGGCCTGCCGATGTCTTCCGCGAGGCTTGGGAGGTCGGCTTGATGAATGTCGAAATCCCCGAATCCCTCGGCGGGCTTGGTCTGTCTACCGTTGGGGGAAGCCTTGTGACCGAGGAACTGGCCTATGGTTGCTCGGGGATCGCGACCAGCATCATGGCGAACCATCTGGCGTCCCTGCCTTTGATGATTGCCGGAACCGACGCGCAGAAAGAGAAATACCTCGGTTCTCTGATTGCCGATCCGATTTTCGCTTCCTATGCCTGCAGTGAGCCGGAAGCGGGCTCGGATGTCGCCGGCATGCAAACTCGGATCGTTCAGGATGGAGACGACTGGATTCTCAATGGCCAGAAGCGGTGGATCACAAACGCGAGCCACGCCAGTTGGTATACGGGCTTTGCCACGACCGACCCGTCGCTTCGGCATAAGGGAATCACCGCTTTTGTCGTGCCCAAAGATCATCCCGGTGTCTCTTCCGGCAAGAAGGAAGATAAACTCGGGCAGCGCGCTTCCGATACAGCCGACGTAATTTTCGAGGACGTCCGTCTGTCCGCGGATAATCTTCTCGGCGAACCCGGTCAGGGCTTTGCGATTGCGATGGAGACGTTTGATAAATCCCGCCCGATGATCGCGGCCATTTGTAGCGGCATTATCCGTCGCTGCGCCGAGGAATCGCGAGCGTATGCGCTCGAGCGTAAAACCTTTGGCGTCCCGATTGCCCAGCATCAGGCGGTGCAGTTCATGATCGCCGAGATGGTCATGGCCGAGGAAGCTGTGAAGCTTTTGTGGCTCAAGGCGGCCTGGGAAGTCGATAACGGCATCAAGCGGACGAGCACCTCGGCGATCGCCAAGGCCTATGGTGCCGATCTGGCGATGAAATGCGCGACCGACGCCGTTCAGGTTTTTGGCGGTTATGGCTATACGAAGGAATACCCGGTCGAAAAATTGATGCGGGATGCCAAGCTCCTGCAGATCTACGAGGGCACATCGCAGATCCAGCGCGTCGTGATCGCGCGTAACTATCTGATGCGCAGCTGA
- a CDS encoding HAD-IA family hydrolase has protein sequence MKTLLLDIGNVLVGFDFGRARPKFQAASTATGDPLERLAELKYDLEIGAIDGDAFVSAGMKTLGFQKSAADFRRIWEEIFTPIDAMWEVVLKARATHRLLLLSNTSDIHKDHLFRDYSIFRHFSGGIYSYSSHCLKPDPLIFRKAIEEYSLVPEETLYVDDLEDNVHVAAGAGFAAVRYDRAAHDAFLTEARALGLRLPED, from the coding sequence ATGAAGACGCTTCTCCTCGACATAGGAAATGTTCTGGTGGGTTTCGACTTCGGCCGGGCTCGGCCGAAATTCCAGGCGGCGAGCACGGCGACAGGCGATCCCCTCGAGCGGTTGGCCGAGCTCAAATACGATCTGGAGATCGGAGCGATTGACGGAGATGCGTTTGTGTCGGCAGGCATGAAGACTCTCGGATTCCAGAAAAGCGCCGCGGATTTTCGTCGTATCTGGGAGGAGATCTTCACCCCGATCGATGCAATGTGGGAAGTGGTGCTGAAGGCGCGTGCGACCCATCGCCTGCTCTTGCTGTCCAATACAAGCGATATCCACAAGGATCATCTTTTCCGCGATTATTCGATTTTCCGGCACTTCAGTGGCGGGATCTATTCCTACAGCAGTCATTGCCTGAAACCCGATCCGCTCATTTTTCGCAAAGCGATCGAGGAGTACTCTCTCGTGCCGGAGGAGACGCTCTACGTGGACGATCTCGAGGATAATGTGCACGTCGCTGCCGGAGCGGGGTTTGCCGCTGTGCGCTATGATCGGGCTGCGCATGATGCCTTCCTGACCGAGGCACGTGCATTGGGGCTGAGGCTTCCCGAGGACTAG